The Crocosphaera subtropica ATCC 51142 genome includes a window with the following:
- a CDS encoding transposase family protein — MPKAEDIIDVVIGKPGPTSDINICRQTLNKFKINQTFSADKAYIGETQIITPHKKTKKRELTEAQIKENKALSSNRIFVEHLIRVVKVFKVVQERFRLHKSRYKSVLLTVCGLVRLRISSLILKIIESSQSGEVIDVIMSHSFMSKLELIPSTPY, encoded by the coding sequence TTGCCAAAAGCTGAAGATATTATTGATGTAGTAATTGGAAAACCTGGGCCGACAAGTGACATTAACATCTGTCGGCAAACTTTAAATAAATTCAAGATAAACCAAACTTTTAGTGCTGATAAAGCCTACATTGGAGAGACTCAAATTATCACTCCGCATAAAAAAACTAAGAAAAGAGAATTAACTGAAGCTCAAATAAAAGAAAATAAAGCTTTATCATCTAATCGGATTTTTGTTGAGCATTTAATTCGAGTTGTCAAAGTATTTAAAGTAGTTCAAGAAAGATTTCGCTTACATAAGAGTCGATATAAATCGGTTTTGTTAACCGTTTGTGGATTAGTTCGGTTGAGAATTAGTTCCTTGATTTTGAAAATAATAGAATCCTCCCAATCTGGAGAGGTAATTGACGTTATAATGAGCCATAGTTTTATGTCCAAATTAGAGTTAATTCCTTCAACCCCTTATTAA